TTTGAAGAGAAATATGGTTACTGGCTGCTGGTTGTTTTCCATTCCAAGAATAGCATATAGATATATTTTATGTTGAAATTTGTCATCTTGTCTTACATAGATAAGATGACAAATTAACTTTTAATATGGTTTTTACTTAATAATTTTTCTGAGACGTAGATGCAGGTTGTTGTTGTGTAATACAATGAATATTTCCTCCAGCTATCGGAAGCTCACGCGTATCTATTAAGATGACTTTTCGATCTGGATAAATTTCCTCAAATTTCTTTCGAGCTTTATCATCACTTGGATCATCAAATGAAGGAACAATTACAGCTCCGTTGCATAGATAGCAATTAATATATGTGGCAACAAAAGGCATGCCTTCTTCACGCTTATAACTAGACGATGCAAAATCAATATTCTCACTGGCTTCCTTAGAGAGAATAAGTTCATTAGGTAATTCAATTTTATGAATGATTAGAGGTCTGCCCTTCGCATCTGTAGCTTCTTTTAGTATTTTATATGCTTCCTGATGAACATGGTATTGAGGATGATTAACATCTTCTGTCCAGCCAATAGCAACTTCTCCTGGACGAACAAAAAAAGCCAAGTCATCTACATGTCCATCTGTTTCATCTCCTATCAATCCATCTTTAAGCCATATTACTTTTTCAATGTTTAAATACTCCTTTAATCTATCTTCAATTTCACTTTTAGAAAGATGTGGGTTGCGGTTCTTGTTTAATAGACATTGCTCTGTTGTAATTAAAGTTCCTTCTCCGTCTACCGTAATAGATCCACCTTCTAAGATAAATTCTGTACATTCATAACAGTTTTTGTTTTCGATTTCAAGAACTTTCTTTTTCACCATTAAATCAAGATCCCAGGGAAAGTATAATCCTCCTTGAAGTCCTCCCCAAGCATTAAACCCCCAGTTTATTCCTCTTATCTCTCCCTCCTCATTCTTTACAAATGTAGGACCAATATCTCTCATCCAAGCATCATTTGAAGAGATTTCTACAACTCGAACATGATGAGGAAGCATAGCTCTTGCATTTTCGTACTGTTCTGCGTTCACACCTACGGTAACAGGTTCAAACTCAGAGATAGAACTTACTACTTTAGCAAAAACTTGTTGTGCAGGTTTTGCTCCATTGCGCCACGTATCTGTTCTAACAGGCCATAACATCCATGTACCTGCATGTTGTTCAAACTCTCCGGGCATTCTAAACCCGTCCTTTTTAGGTGTACTATTTGTAATTGATAAACTCACTGTAAATTCCTCCTTAAACCTTTCAGTTTCTGTCAGTTATTTATAATGCAAGTTTTGTGCCAATTCATTTTCAATTTAATATTTAGAGATTCGTAAATAAAAAGTTAGGAGATATCATATTTTTTCATTCGACGTACAACGGCAGATTGAGTCAAGCCAAGCTTCTCTGCCATTTTACGAGTAGATTTATATTTAGAATAAGCTCTTAAAATCATCTTACGCTCTATACTATCTAAATACTCAGAAAGACTTTTTCCTTGTAACTCCTCTTCCTCTGCTCCTAATGAAGCTGGTTCATCGTCAGTTTTTAGCATGTGGTATGGCAAGTCATTTTCCAAGATTTTTTCTTGCCTTACTGTAATAACAAGTCTTTCGATAAGATTTTCTAGTTCACGGATATTTCCAGGCCAGTTATAACGATAGAAAAAAGGCTGAACTTCTTTTGATAATACGACATTTCTTTGATATTTATAGTTATACGTTTGAAGAAAGTGATGTGCAAGTGGGAGAATGTCTTCTCTTCGTTCTTTAAGGGAAAGAATCTCTATAGGAATGACATTTAACCGATAATACAGATCTTCTCTAAAACGTTTTTCTTTTACAAGCTGTAGTAAATCCTGGTTTGTTGCTGTAATTATCCTTGTATCAGAGTGCTGTAAAACTGTAGAACCAATAGGAAGAAACGACTTATCTTGAAGAAATTGAAGCAGTTTAGGCTGTAGTTCTAGAGGGAATTCACCAATTTCATCTAAAAATAAGGTTCCACCAGAGGCTTCTTCTATTAAACCTGTTTTTCCTCTGCTGTTAGCCCCTGTAAAAGCTCCTTTCTTATAACCGAACAATTCTGACTCAATTAAATTAGCTGGAAGAGCTCCACAGTTTACTTGAACAAATGGTTGATTTCTTCGGTCACTTAAAACATGGACTTCTTTTGCGAACACGCTTTTTCCGACTCCTGTTTCTCCTTGTAATAGAATAGTAGCGTCAAAATTAGCAACTCTTCTTAAAAGATCCATTACTTCATTATGTGCGTCACTCGTTCCAATAAGTCGCTTTTCTCCTGTTTCGACCCTTTTCTCACTTTTCATTTTCTGTATTTCATTCCAGTATTGACTCATAAGAGTTTCTGCTTTTTTAAGTTTAAAAGCATTTTTAACCATCTCAGAAATATCTTTAACATGCACAATTACGTATTCTTCTCCTGTTTCCTCTAATTCAATTAAACTACCTGTAGCTAAATATTGAATTCCTTTTGAAGTTTGAGCTTTAGATATTGTTTTTCTTTTCTTTAGTACAATTTTTGTGACAGAAGGAGTAAATAAATTTCGTGCTTCTAGTTCATCAGCTGTTTTCCCAATAATATCTTTTCGCTTCACACCTAGTTGTTTTTCACTTGTTTGATTAATCCATAATGTTACTCCATTTTTATTAGCTATATAAATACCATCTTTTAATTGATCAAGCATCATTTTTATTTCTGAGCTTAAAAAGATAGGGCTCATAGCTTTCCCTCCAATCCTATCTGAGTCGATATCGATTTGTATTTGAATCACTATCGATTCATTTTAAATTATTATTCTGAAAATTTCAATTAAACATCACCTTTTTATGTTGGCACGATACTTGCACCTAATTACAGTACGGAGGTGATTTAACAAATATGAATGGTTTAAATATTAATCAAAAAAGACTGCTCCAATCTATAAAAGAAAGTTCAGCAATTGGAGCAACTCCTAATGGAGGCTTACATCGTTTAGCTTTAACAATAGATGATCAACAAATGAGAAATCTACTCATCAATTGGTTTGAAGAAGAAGGATTATCTATTAGAGTAGATGATTTTGGCAATATGTATGGTAGACGTGAAGGAAAACATCCTCATCAAATGCCTGTTGTCATTGGATCACATCTCGATACTCAGCCTTGTGGAGGGCGTTTTGATGGAGTTTTAGGTGTATTAGCAGCTTTGGAGGTTGTTCGTTCTCTGAACGAGGCAAATGTACAAACAGATCGTCCAATTGAGATTATTAATTTTACAAATGAAGAAGGAGCAAGATTTGAACCACCAATGCTAGGATCTGGTGGAGTATGTGGTGTATTTGAGAAAGATTTCATTTATTCTCGCCAAGATAAAGATGGAATAAAGTTTCGTGATGCCCTTTCAGATATTGGTTATAAAGGACTAGAAGAGAATAGGTTACAAAAAGCAGAA
This sequence is a window from Priestia filamentosa. Protein-coding genes within it:
- the aguA gene encoding agmatine deiminase: MSLSITNSTPKKDGFRMPGEFEQHAGTWMLWPVRTDTWRNGAKPAQQVFAKVVSSISEFEPVTVGVNAEQYENARAMLPHHVRVVEISSNDAWMRDIGPTFVKNEEGEIRGINWGFNAWGGLQGGLYFPWDLDLMVKKKVLEIENKNCYECTEFILEGGSITVDGEGTLITTEQCLLNKNRNPHLSKSEIEDRLKEYLNIEKVIWLKDGLIGDETDGHVDDLAFFVRPGEVAIGWTEDVNHPQYHVHQEAYKILKEATDAKGRPLIIHKIELPNELILSKEASENIDFASSSYKREEGMPFVATYINCYLCNGAVIVPSFDDPSDDKARKKFEEIYPDRKVILIDTRELPIAGGNIHCITQQQPASTSQKNY
- a CDS encoding sigma-54 interaction domain-containing protein, whose amino-acid sequence is MSPIFLSSEIKMMLDQLKDGIYIANKNGVTLWINQTSEKQLGVKRKDIIGKTADELEARNLFTPSVTKIVLKKRKTISKAQTSKGIQYLATGSLIELEETGEEYVIVHVKDISEMVKNAFKLKKAETLMSQYWNEIQKMKSEKRVETGEKRLIGTSDAHNEVMDLLRRVANFDATILLQGETGVGKSVFAKEVHVLSDRRNQPFVQVNCGALPANLIESELFGYKKGAFTGANSRGKTGLIEEASGGTLFLDEIGEFPLELQPKLLQFLQDKSFLPIGSTVLQHSDTRIITATNQDLLQLVKEKRFREDLYYRLNVIPIEILSLKERREDILPLAHHFLQTYNYKYQRNVVLSKEVQPFFYRYNWPGNIRELENLIERLVITVRQEKILENDLPYHMLKTDDEPASLGAEEEELQGKSLSEYLDSIERKMILRAYSKYKSTRKMAEKLGLTQSAVVRRMKKYDIS